From the genome of Saccharomyces paradoxus strain CBS432 chromosome XII sequence:
AACGCGGTAAAAGAACATTTGGCGGTATACCAAcaattcttgaagaagaagattctATTGAGACAGCTTCGTTAGGAGCAACGACCACAGATTCCATCGGGTTATCCGATACATCGTCAGAAGATTCGCATTATGGGAATGCTAAGAAGGTAACATAAGAAAACaggcaagaaaaagaaaaaatatgatataGACTGATAGAAAAATACTGTGAATGGAACGCCTTACTACTGCCagtataatatatatatatatttcttcaCGTAGATTATTGcatagtttttttttttgaaagctATCTTAAATTCAGCTATGAATCCTCATAGGCTAACCAACTAAATACGAAAACACTGACCCATCGTCTTAAGTAAGTTGACATAAATTCAGCCTGGTCACCTATTATACTTGAGGTGTCGCATGGATGGAAAGAATACCAAACGCTACTTTCCAGGTCGATAATAGTATCTAATCCCAGTTGGAATTTGTCTTCAACACCCAACAGGGATTCAATATTACTTGGAAGCATTAATTTGGTCATTGATATGCCATTTGTGCTTTTGTCCTCCCATATTCGCAAAAGCAGGAAGGGTTCGCTATATACTTTTGAATATGTAAGATATAATTGTATATGATCTAGCgatttattttctatacGCTCAGTATTTTTCTGTAGTTGTCGAGTAGGTTTTAAACGTAAAGAAAGTGCATCCTTCTCATCATTCAGATGGATTTCCTGGCAAAGTGcccaattttgaaaaatctggGAGTTGTACAACAATTGCAGTTGGGTGTGCCACTCTTGATATGGAATCATCGAATCTGATAATCCTCTCTTTTgtcccttttttttcatgaaATTCTCTTCCCATTCTTCCTTAATTCTTAGTTTGTAGTTTTTTTGTATAGTATTTTAACggaaatttggaaaacaaaatataatatatatgcatGAAAGAACAAACGATCTTAAACAGAAAAACATAGAAAAACGATGCTTTAATAGGTCTTAAGCATTACGCGTGTAttaatataataaataGTTATAAATTGAATAAATAGGGGGGGAGATTGGGAAAGGCTCtccaaaaacaaagatATGATTCATCcttcaaaacaaaaatacCTGAAAAAACTAGGAAACCTTGTCACCTGGGATGGACATATATACAGACCGGGTCATAACATTGCCaatgataaataaataatagtCATAAGATGAGTAAACAGAAACGCTTAACGTATAGGAATGTGTGAGAATGGCGAGTTTCGTTCTtgaatataataataataataatagttgATGCTTTTTATAGATGTCAAAATCATTTGAAAGGCTTCCTAGGTTCTTCGTGGCTAGTTGTTTTTCTAATCGTCTAGGCAAAAGCCAGAGATTTCTTAATTTCGGCGATGGCCAAACCAGGATTTAAGCCCTTTGGACAAGTTCTAGTACAGTTCATAATGGTATGGCATCTGTATAATGACATGGAATTGTTTAGCATGGCCTTTCTTGTCTTTGTAGCTTGGTCTCTGGAGTCAATGAGCCAACGGTAAGCTTGCATCAGCACAGCCGGGCCCAAATACTGCTCTTGGTTCCACCAGTACGATGGACATGAAGTAGAGCAACATGCACACAAGATACATTCGTAAAGACCGTCCAATTTCTTACGGTCTTCAATACTTTGCAGAACTTCTGTTCCATCTTTTGGAAACGATGATCTCTGTAGGTAAGGTTGGATAGATTTGTACTGTTGGTAAAAGTTAGTTAAATCAGGTACCAAATCTTTGACGATAAACATATGGGGCAATGGGTAAATCTTAAGTTGTTTGGATTCATTCTGGTCAATCTTACATATACAAGCTAATGTGTTTCTACCGCCAATGTTCATGGCACACGAACCACAAATACCTTCTCTACATGATCTTCTAAAAGTTAGGGTAGAATCCTGTTCGTCTTTGATCTTTAACAACGCATCGAGTACCATGGGCCCACAGTCATTCAAATCCACTTGATATGACTGTAAATGAGGTTTAGCACTTGGCTCATCTGGGTTCCATCTGTAAACTTTAAAGGTTTTTAACCTAGGGGTATGTTTAGCTGCAGCTGTTGTGGCCGTAGCCATACCCTTCTTAGTCACCAAACCAAAGGCGTTCTTTCTCAATAGCACGTTCAACATCCCTATAAATATGTATACTCcaatatttcaagaaagtATAGCTCAACTATTCCTTTCAATcctttccttcttcttaaCGCCTTTTGGCATCTCCATACAAAGTCGTTAATCCCCTTATATAAGTTTGCCCTTTTTTACTCCGGAGGTAATTGGGCCAATGCGAGGCCACCTTTTGCACTCTGCGGACGTTTCTGGGGCGTGGTCGTGCGGAGCTACAATAATACGATTGAAGTAACAGCTACATAGTGTACAAAGCGGTATATACTTTTTATATCTGATCACAGGATGGCTTCGCAGTACTTATTGTACTCCCTAACAGCAACTGCGATGTTTCTGTACAAGGACCGACGTTCTTGAGGGTCGCTTATAGGAATGAAGTATTCGGACTGAGACTTGAGTTTGATTTGAAGACCGGATCTTTCCAGAGTAATTCCCTGGATAGAAGGATATCCTGTACTCCACATCAGCTCTTGGGTGGCCATTTGTACTTCAGCAATGTGCTGCATGGATACAATTACTGCTAGTTCTTTGCCAGGCAATATGACGTGTGACAGGTATTCATCGTTCATGAATACTCCTCCATTCACGGTCTTGAGCCAATACTGTCCTTGGGCCTCACGTAAATCATAAGGCTTGATGATCTGATCATGGTCTACGTACCTAGGTAAGCGTACTCTGCAACCCTTCTGCATGTCAAGCACGGTGGTGGTACTTTTCACACCTTGACTTAAGTTACTTGTAAGATCTAAGAATCCAATGGCTGTCTTAGTTGGCAACCCAACAATACCCTTACCGAGGCCTTTGAGGAAACCTGTAGCACCTTCCTTTTGCATGGCTTTGTATGGGTCTAGTGCAATACCGCTCAACCCGCTCCCCAGTGTGCTAGCAAAGGATTGTGCTGAATTTGCCAAGGCAtttctgttatttttgtttattcttTGTTGTAATCTTCTCACCTTTTGGAATTCTAGGTCTTGTGTTACTGACAAACCCTTGGCCATCGACCCTGTAAACTTGGACATACTATCAGAGAGGCCGAaaactgttttctttgcaaaaCTTAGCCCTCCTTTAGCCAAATGTATACCAATTTCTTGAGGTCTATCATTCATCATGTAACCTTGGTATGGTTCATAGAACAAGTCCCAGACACCCGAACTAATTGTGTTGAAAAGGCCTACTGGATTACCAAAACAATCAGCTGATCCTAAAATTTTGTGAATCTGGTACACAAATTGGGTGGTATAGTGTCTTTCAATATGGTCCATCAATATTGGCAATGGGACTCTTACATTATCCATAAACAAAGAATTAACTTTCACTGGTGCATCATTAATATTACCTAGCGTCATAGCAAACATATGGACGTAGTACAATGATGACGAAAATGACTCCTCAGTTTCTTCTGCTAATCCTGGACTAATTTCATCGGAGCGTATAAAGGAGAGATGTAAGACGGTCGGCTGAATATGGAAGATCTCGAAATAGATATCGCCCGCCGTTTTTAATTCGGAAACATCAGGCAACTGGATTTCTTCATCGTACGTATACTCTCTCGAATCCATAATCCATGGGGAACCTGGGAATTTTATGAAATCCATCATGGCATACAGCATATCCTCATCCAATTGTATggaaaattcttgaatcaGCAATGTAACATGTTTGAAGTACGGGACAGCCTGTAACGAATCGTTGACTTTAGAAATAGAACCTGATATCACAGgatgattttcaatttccttctCTGTGTACGGGATTTCTGTTGGATATAGAATGTTTGAGTAATTTCCTGAGAATAGTTGGTTATCAATTTGCAtccatttcattttccaacTGAATGTCTGATACGCTTTAGATTCATTGTATCTTATTTCGATCCCTCTCATGTTAATGTATAGAAGTTCCTGCAAATGACCATTAATTAATGAAATACCAACACCTTTGAACGAAACAACAATTTGTGTGTTAACCTTCTCATCCTCATCTTTTTGTACAAAGCCATCGATCACTGAACTATTTACTGAAACTGAAGAAGTGGTAGTTGCAGAGGcagttttcaatttgtaTAACCCAACATTGGCCTTGTAATTAACAATAACTAAAGCCTGCATATCATCGTCAGCAACAACGTGTAATCCGACAATGGGGGCTGGTTTATCTTTCGACCTTTTATCCAGGCGTAATGGCGGCAATTCGCCGATCTCAGCCAGTCGAACTTCCCTTGTACGTGTACCTGATTCTAGCACTAGATATTTCTCCTTAGCTGTAGGAAAATCCCATGCATATGGCATAATACTTTTCGAAGGAATCCTGTAAAATATAGGTTTGAAATTCCGGCTTAATGATTCATTAGACTGGTCATCCTTGTATGGATCGCTAACCCTTCGAGGATCCCtttgataaaatataaagtCATGATCGCTGAAGTTTCTTATGGAAAATGGCCACCTGTCACCACCGTCCTTGATTCTTATGAATATCGTTGCTTTGTCCAGGAGAATTTCAACCTTTAAAAGCTTATGGCTCGCATTTTTTAATACTTTCAAATATGTTACGCCAACgtttttgatgaagaatggTTGCGACCAACCGGAGTCTCCACCTAAGAATTTCACCACTAATTGCTTATCCACGATGTTTCTCATCCTATATAAAGGCTTAGTGATATTTGGTTCTATTTGCTGGACATCCATGGATCCTGTCTCACAAACTTCAATAGGGATGCCTAGAGTGTTGCTTATAATATATCTGGGCGAAATCTCGATAACCTTACTTAGTAAGTATTTGCCTTTACCTTCGCTAATATTGATACCTAAATTGGATTCTTGttccttattttttatGCTAACAGATGCATCAAACGATTGGCCAATGGCGTCGAATGA
Proteins encoded in this window:
- the ATG10 gene encoding E2-like conjugating enzyme (Conserved E2-like conjugating enzyme~similar to YLL042C); this translates as MIPYQEWHTQLQLLYNSQIFQNWALCQEIHLNDEKDALSLRLKPTRQLQKNTERIENKSLDHIQLYLTYSKVYSEPFLLLRIWEDKSTNGISMTKLMLPSNIESLLGVEDKFQLGLDTIIDLESSVWYSFHPCDTSSIIGDQAEFMSTYLRRWVSVFVFSWLAYEDS
- the SDH2 gene encoding succinate dehydrogenase iron-sulfur protein subunit SDH2 (Iron-sulfur protein subunit of succinate dehydrogenase~similar to YLL041C), with product MLNVLLRKNAFGLVTKKGMATATTAAAKHTPRLKTFKVYRWNPDEPSAKPHLQSYQVDLNDCGPMVLDALLKIKDEQDSTLTFRRSCREGICGSCAMNIGGRNTLACICKIDQNESKQLKIYPLPHMFIVKDLVPDLTNFYQQYKSIQPYLQRSSFPKDGTEVLQSIEDRKKLDGLYECILCACCSTSCPSYWWNQEQYLGPAVLMQAYRWLIDSRDQATKTRKAMLNNSMSLYRCHTIMNCTRTCPKGLNPGLAIAEIKKSLAFA